In a single window of the Elaeis guineensis isolate ETL-2024a chromosome 4, EG11, whole genome shotgun sequence genome:
- the LOC140856905 gene encoding zeatin O-glucosyltransferase-like: protein MASNKEIQPMVRVIAVVVVPLPAQGHLNQLLHLSRLLAARRIPVHYVGSASHNRQARERALGWPPETPAHHPIRFHDFFLPPFPSPPASTHAPLAHLLPLFDAAALHFRYPLAALLRSLTTNSRRVVLIHDSTMAFAASVAASVPHVEAFSFHSVSAFALLLFYCESRRKYPDDPSIAKLNLPHIPNNACFTQQFLDFLRRQHESTAADSGRLFNTCRGIEGRFIDLLAREPEWRNQKTFAIGPLNPVSITKMTGYGTRHPCLDWLDRQPPASVMYVSFGTTSALSDEQLLELAWGLEASRQRFIWVLRDADRADIYTEEGAEGKQKAKKRREEWLGRLDYDRRVERVGRLVEWAPQLEILAHPSTGGFMSHCGWNSCMESMSMGVPLLTWPMHSDQPRNALLVTRVLRVGITARDWARRNEVVPAAEIRDSIVRLMVSEEGKEVRVRAKAVGGVVRHATTEGGTSRADFDAFITHITQ from the coding sequence ATGGCTTCTAACAAAGAAATCCAGCCAATGGTAAGGGTGATAGCCGTCGTGGTGGTGCCCTTACCGGCCCAAGGCCACCTCAACCAGCTCCTCCATCTCTCCCGCCTCCTCGCGGCCCGCCGCATCCCCGTCCACTACGTCGGCTCAGCCTCGCACAACCGCCAAGCCCGGGAGCGCGCCCTCGGCTGGCCGCCGGAGACCCCCGCCCACCACCCCATCCGCTTCCACGACTTCTTTCTCCCCCCCTTCCCTTCCCCTCCCGCCTCCACCCACGCCCCCCTCGCtcacctccttcctctcttcgaTGCCGCAGCCCTCCACTTCCGCTACCCCCTCGCTGCCCTCCTCCGATCCCTCACCACCAACTCCCGCCGCGTCGTTCTCATCCATGACTCCACCATGGCCTTCGCTGCCAGCGTCGCCGCCTCCGTCCCCCACGTCGAGGCCTTCTCCTTCCACAGTGTCTCCGCCTTCGCCCTCCTGTTGTTTTACTGCGAGTCTCGTCGCAAATACCCCGACGACCCCTCCATCGCCAAACTGAACCTCCCCCACATACCCAACAACGCGTGCTTCACCCAACAGTTCTTGGATTTCCTCCGCCGCCAGCATGAATCGACCGCCGCTGACTCTGGTCGCCTCTTCAACACCTGTCGTGGAATCGAAGGAAGATTTATCGACCTGCTAGCACGAGAGCCGGAGTGGCGAAACCAGAAAACCTTCGCCATCGGCCCATTGAATCCGGTATCCATCACCAAGATGACCGGTTACGGCACCCGCCATCCCTGTCTGGATTGGCTGGACAGGCAGCCGCCGGCGTCGGTCATGTACGTGTCGTTCGGGACAACGTCGGCGCTATCCGACGAGCAACTCCTCGAGCTGGCATGGGGCCTCGAGGCCAGCCGGCAGCGCTTCATCTGGGTGCTCCGGGATGCCGACAGGGCCGACATTTACACGGAGGAAGGCGCagaggggaagcagaaggcgaaGAAGCGCCGAGAGGAGTGGCTGGGACGCCTGGACTACGACCGGAGGGTGGAGCGGGTAGGGAGGTTGGTAGAGTGGGCCCCGCAGCTGGAGATCCTGGCCCACCCCTCGACAGGGGGTTTCATGAGCCACTGCGGGTGGAATTCGTGCATGGAGAGCATGAGCATGGGGGTCCCGCTGCTGACGTGGCCCATGCACTCGGACCAGCCCAGGAACGCGCTTCTTGTGACCCGCGTCCTCCGGGTGGGTATCACGGCGAGGGACTGGGCCAGGAGGAACGAAGTCGTGCCGGCGGCGGAGATAAGGGATTCGATCGTGAGGCTGATGGTGAGCGAGGAAGGGAAGGAGGTGAGGGTCAGAGCGAAGGCCGTAGGTGGTGTAGTCCGGCACGCCACCACGGAAGGTGGCACCTCCCGGGCTGATTTCGATGCCTTCATCACCCATATTACCCAGTGA